From one Leguminivora glycinivorella isolate SPB_JAAS2020 chromosome 5, LegGlyc_1.1, whole genome shotgun sequence genomic stretch:
- the LOC125226298 gene encoding lipase 3-like — protein MISKTFIWSVLFSLSVARGQLLDLMLPQTENSTRALTNRIQTADNTPDLFDGKFAKNVLHLLSSVTKSVAKTMGSDKDVLDLLDNNVLISTRRNFVKDFESGRHNEDCHLSSVQLITKYGHLVETHETVTEDGYILTLLRIPSDGPVVFLMHGVFGSADDFLLSGPENSIAYFLAREGYDVWLGNSRGSKHSRRHQYLKQSSAKYWDISWHEIGYYDLPAMIDYTLNKTGQMKLRYIGYSQGSTCFLVMASERPAYNAKVSLMIALAPIGFLYNVKSPFARMLHYTPIILNMFYSSEGSKLYMQRVCGSGGLMESLFCQYVVMFVAGFNLEHLNATSLPAVLSHSPTSSSVKQCVHYAQSIVSGKFRQFDYGVAENMHRYGSRDPPDYELENINAPVAVIYSDGDWLSDDRDVEKLLRKLPRVVKTHKIERENFTHLDYVYSKNPKDLIHKRIIELLSRY, from the coding sequence ATGATCTCAAAGACATTTATTTGGTCAGTCTTATTTAGTTTGAGTGTGGCACGCGGGCAGCTTCTCGATCTAATGTTGCCACAGACTGAAAATTCAACCCGAGCTCTGACAAACCGGATCCAAACAGCCGATAACACCCCCGATCTCTTCGATGGAAAATTCGCTAAAAACGTCCTCCATTTACTCAGCAGTGTAACCAAGAGTGTAGCCAAAACCATGGGCTCGGACAAGGACGTTCTCGATCTTTTGGATAACAACGTTCTAATTTCAACGCGAAGGAATTTTGTGAAAGATTTCGAATCCGGCCGCCACAACGAAGACTGCCACCTCAGCAGCGTTCAGCTCATTACAAAATATGGACATCTAGTGGAGACTCACGAAACTGTCACTGAAGATGGATATATCCTTACTCTGTTAAGGATTCCCAGCGACGGCCCGGTAGTATTCCTGATGCATGGAGTGTTCGGAAGTGCTGATGATTTTTTGCTGTCGGGTCCTGAAAACAGCATCGCGTATTTCCTGGCGAGGGAAGGCTACGATGTGTGGCTGGGTAACTCACGCGGCTCCAAACATTCTCGGCGACATCAGTACCTAAAGCAGTCTTcggccaaatattgggatataTCCTGGCACGAGATTGGCTATTACGACCTCCCAGCTATGATAGATTACACTTTGAACAAAACGGGCCAAATGAAGTTAAGATACATCGGATACTCACAAGGCAGCACATGTTTCCTGGTGATGGCATCCGAGCGCCCCGCGTACAATGCGAAAGTGTCTCTTATGATCGCATTAGCACCTATAGGTTTCTTGTACAACGTGAAGTCTCCCTTTGCGCGAATGTTGCATTACACTCCGATAATTTTAAACATGTTCTACTCGAGTGAAGGTAGTAAGCTTTACATGCAACGGGTGTGCGGGAGTGGGGGATTAATGGAGTCGTTATTCTGCCAATATGTCGTGATGTTTGTTGCTGGATTTAACCTGGAACATTTGAACGCAACATCCCTTCCAGCAGTACTCAGTCACTCGCCAACCAGTTCATCAGTGAAACAATGTGTACATTATGCGCAAAGTATCGTATCGGGGAAGTTTAGGCAGTTCGATTACGGCGTTGCCGAGAATATGCATCGCTATGGGTCTCGCGACCCGCCTGATTATGAACTTGAAAATATAAACGCACCTGTCGCTGTGATATACAGTGACGGAGACTGGCTGTCTGATGACCGCGACGTCGAGAAACTCTTGAGaaaattgccaagagtggtcaAAACCCACAAAATTGAACGTGAAAACTTTACCCATCTTGATTACGTGTACTCCAAAAATCCAAAAGATTTGATTCATAAGCGAATAATCGAATTGTTATCTCGATATTAA
- the LOC125226300 gene encoding lipase 3-like: MVPKLLISIVIFSIGLVHGQLVQLLLPQALNSFNGAIVNRTESVEILNNIIDGEFFAKLLRFLTSVVLSVAWTMDTDRNVQNLLIDNIKVSKRASFIRDYNFGLQQEDWRLNNIQLIEKHGFTAETHEAVTEDGYVLTLFRIRGDGPVVFLMHGLSGSADDYVASGPESGIAYLLAKDGYDVWMGNARGTKHSFRHVQLKPSQAKFWDFSWHEIGYFDLPAMIDYTLNATRKDNLKYIGHSQGTTSFWVMCSERPDYNDKVSLMIALAPVAFMNYAQSPILRGFVSVPGLVERFSSKEGSKMYMRQSCGDASGPLYKLFCVNFLLFTAGFNLNTMDASILPVVLGHASAGSSVKQSVHYAQEIISGKFRRFDYGVTQNIRRYGFREPPSYKLMNVKTPVALIYSDADWLSDARDVEKLADSLPNVSILTK; the protein is encoded by the exons atggtcccaaaattatTGATAAGCATCGTAATATTTTCCATTGGTTTGGTCCATGGACAGCTCGTTCAGCTACTGTTGCCTCAGGCACTGAATTCATTCAATGGTGCAATTGTCAACCGAACCGAGtctg tagagATCCTCAACAATATTATCGATGGAGAATTCTTCGCGAAATTGCTCAGATTTCTGACTAGTGTTGTCCTCAGCGTGGCATGGACCATGGATACTGACAGAAACGTTCAAAACCTCCTGATCGACAACATCAAAGTCTCTAAACGTGCAAGCTTCATTAGAGACTACAACTTCGGCCTCCAACAGGAAGACTGGCGACTCAACAACATTCAACTCATCGAAAAGCACGGTTTTACAGCAGAGACTCACGAGGCTGTTACAGAAGATGGATATGTTCTCACATTGTTCAGAATACGAGGTGACGGTCCAGTTGTCTTTCTGATGCATGGATTAAGCGGAAGTGCTGATGACTACGTGGCATCAGGACCGGAGAGTGGCATAGCGTATTTGCTAGCTAAAGACGGCTACGATGTATGGATGGGAAATGCACGCGGCACCAAACATTCCTTTCGACACGTCCAACTAAAACCATCTCAAGCTAAATTTTGGGATTTCTCCTGGCACGAGATCGGATACTTCGATCTTCCGGCTATGATCGATTACACTTTAAATGCTACCAGAAAAGATAATTTGAAATACATCGGGCACTCCCAAGGTACAACCAGCTTCTGGGTAATGTGTTCGGAGAGACCGGACTATAATGACAAAGTGTCCCTTATGATTGCATTAGCTCCAGTCGCATTTATGAATTACGCACAATCCCCTATTCTTCGAGGATTTGTTTCCGTGCCCGGATTGGTGGAAAGATTCTCATCGAAAGAAGGCAGTAAGATGTACATGAGACAATCTTGTGGTGACGCTAGTGGGCCGTTGTACAAATTATTCTGCGTTAACTTTCTACTCTTCACTGCTGGGTTTAACTTGAATACTATGGACGCGTCAATTTTACCAGTTGTCCTGGGCCACGCGTCGGCTGGTTCATCGGTGAAACAAAGTGTTCATTATGCACAGGAAATCATTTCCGGAAAATTTAGAAGATTTGATTATGGTGTCACTCAAAATATAAGAAGGTATGGTTTCCGAGAGCCCCCGAGTTATAAATTAATGAATGTAAAAACGCCCGTAGCCCTAATTTACAGTGATGCGGATTGGTTATCAGACGCCCGTGACGTTGAAAAGCTAGCAGACTCTTTGCCGAACGTTTCGATACTTACAAAATAG